A genomic stretch from uncultured Pseudodesulfovibrio sp. includes:
- a CDS encoding Ig-like domain-containing protein translates to MADPKTQVLQVSLPGAGQTTSYQLSAGVPVKFTFDISEAVFNGSNGSLTIAIEGGGTVVLENYQALAAAESMPVFEMLNGEQVAGDVYLFAFADGADRADGELETAADGANGGSGAGEYSDDPGQIGDGVDALGGQDDAYASRSLSTAAGIDENHAPVANDDFNEITEVGDDDFNANEHVSFVSGGDQMDGESPEGDFFSLGSNGDGFVINYPNDAPQEQEPVAGNLIDNDFDPDSAHTNDSLMMHSIDYDGVDSNGQNPGPVEIPAEGQTIEGLYGTLVIQSDGSYTYTLNEDLADSLEEGETFDEVFNYTIEDPVGAVSNQASLTITVHGSNDAPTAVADTNVQAIEHGDSSGYQLPDGYPAPDGHEIDAAPGNALVAIDGDSYGTEILSGVDDGSFFVDTSAAFADGLNFFGNTYDGIYVSTNGYITFGEGQTSWSFDPSDLSDEPPFIAAQYDDFNPAKGGHIYYDVDAENGVVTITWEDLQEWGNSSGDDNSFQIRLHDLGKGDFDVEIRYANTDWADENSTGGWSAGDGVNFEIPLSGAEDVLNAEDSSNIGHDGVYGWTVRDGQVTGELHDYTTAVAASGNVLENDSDVDDNDMVFEAGEESGLFVMGVYSAHPSDNIDDQLDYDPSLVNGELDGVVEPSQTSFTVQGHYGTLTINSDGSYTYTLDNDGNNADLEGLNYNNPGTDSFTYAIMDDSGALDYANITFTVNGANDAPEAFSDTNSIQEFGYIFEETSYSGIATGNVITDVNGDDQVDTDADDAQIFVESISHGENTQAVYDYDDTNEYVEIDGDYGTLKVWKNGEYEYTLDNDNETVDALDDGGKLTETFSYTTTNSWQDGVSSNAADLTITIHGTNDAPVAVNDVDTASEAVDDASLVPATGNVITDAVTGDSDVDTGDVLHITEVQYGTESVTTFDTEGNLTIVGTYGTLTIDADGEYSYVADQEAANRLDSGSDPVDDVFTYTVSDGDVPVTATLTLSVSGVNDTPVAVNDVDTASEAVDDASLVPATGNVITDAVTGDSDVDTGDVLHITEVQYGTELVTTFDTEGNLTIVGTYGTLTIDADGEYSYVADQEAANRLDSGSDPVDDVFTYTVSDGDATTTATLTISVSGVNDAPEAVGNHYGEFEPGFTATFEATDVNVSGNQLSVTDGGITVSANMIYSFADGAVEVRNEPYFNLDLTTKGGGLGISGRDDLNGGEVSLRDGDDWYDQADEGLVVDLGDNAAPTVTIELGLLFQNGPDGNYTEVARVIAFDADGNKISDQNVSGSTNGNVTVELDGGTVDIAQVIVLPVDNGAGMVGNNSDFVLNSVTAEKPDYYEFLEDGGDITLAATSADGSGILDNDFDVDGDSLEIVLFEDGTHPVVGGTVSVDANGNVVFSPEQDFNSEQNGGDASFWYRAFDGEKYSDPVEVTIKIGAVNDAPDAGGDSFATLEDTPLNLDVLVNDIDMDGDNLTIVSEADSDNNVDAPSAANGSVEIVLVNGEQQLHYTPDTDFNGQDTITYSVSDGNGGFDTTTVTVNVGPVNDAPVAAKDAKTVTEPNDDGASISVTDNVLTNDHDPDNFDNNPNDDPASLVSVTYAGAEHVFNANGDDISFGTEYGTVTFTQQGDYTFTANNDTQAAGFNPEEVFTYVMQDSDGVTSSSTLTVTVNGVNDAPTLDLSAGTVTFEGHTASYHNMIGVYEMSNGKPVNPEIILEDVQDANIGDVLTTFGDGQDLHYFLVDVGGGSTPTGTPEFVWDEANGEWDITFDGGATTKNVHFDDMSLNPNDHGESTFGDNPNHDYEVEVDDQLVAGHKTPGDDDDYDDVLADEHPGMDGSDHGATFTEGGAPVSVTGAMDISDIDSETITKVEITYTPEEFDDLNIDLGSFIDGGTVTNPDGSVTWTISGEASKGDYEDLLQSLTFENSSEALQDGTREITIRVNDGEDWSNPAQSTITVVGVNDAPVAFGESIDSTHVVPGASDIFNASDMTLNGTTATMAGITVAGAAVFHPDHTQDYSADLSRTVHGIGVNDGGWDTLNNEVDSERNYPGWDESLTVTLDTPRDSVTIDLGLFFNNSSETEQARLIAYDADGKQIGEPVIVTGEADGSVTSPALGEDGSKVATVTITPVGDQSDFTLVAVHAVDHPTEVPNWVEDQVDPIVFSVADILANDTDADHADYGDGDSTSLSISEITGANGGTAELSADGTQIIFHADPNHNGETSFTYTVEDPLGAVSNEATTTFEIGAVNDAPVAINDSYHGFVVETHTDVVTNWSAAEDLPSYTTNGMTFTAKSQGDSSVWLESMDRGDDLGVDNGTTDNSDLIDSSGQRDSILVDFAEGKDSVTIELGCWDDYDDARIYINGVNHGRYSGDSSSLTLTAAADNGGVLIESIEIMAVKHGSSNSYFTLDSIEASTYSLSGEAGASGDVLANDFNVDAGDTLSVIGVNGHVVNETGSTEIQGEHGVLTIHADGSYDYALDDGWQSLDHTVTETFEYTVSDSHGVTDVADLEIPIHVNANVVTDTSTDAMTGEHVMHGSVGEDLIYIAPDADMVDLSAGGHDTIFIDPDYIGHAGGDITVSGFGEGDELVLNDMGQMFLSVEQVTTSTGVDTILTINDGAGDINPADDYTITLADYSLHGVDQIDLPIGHMDISSDHESLNSLIQTIIDSPDKN, encoded by the coding sequence ATGGCTGACCCCAAGACTCAAGTGCTTCAAGTTTCTCTCCCCGGTGCAGGACAGACGACATCGTATCAGTTGTCTGCTGGCGTTCCTGTCAAGTTTACCTTCGACATCTCCGAAGCTGTTTTTAACGGTAGCAACGGTAGTCTTACGATTGCCATTGAAGGTGGGGGGACGGTCGTTCTCGAAAATTATCAGGCTCTCGCCGCTGCGGAATCAATGCCTGTTTTTGAAATGCTGAATGGTGAGCAGGTCGCAGGCGATGTGTACCTTTTCGCTTTTGCCGATGGAGCCGATAGGGCTGATGGTGAACTGGAAACGGCGGCTGATGGGGCCAATGGCGGTTCCGGTGCAGGGGAATATTCTGATGATCCCGGTCAGATTGGTGATGGTGTTGATGCTTTGGGTGGACAGGACGACGCGTACGCCAGTCGCTCTTTGTCAACTGCGGCTGGGATTGATGAGAATCATGCTCCGGTTGCAAATGATGATTTCAACGAAATCACTGAAGTTGGTGATGACGATTTCAATGCGAATGAACATGTCAGTTTCGTTTCCGGCGGTGACCAGATGGACGGAGAGTCCCCGGAAGGAGATTTCTTCAGCCTGGGCAGCAACGGTGACGGCTTTGTCATCAATTACCCGAATGATGCTCCGCAGGAACAGGAGCCTGTTGCTGGCAATCTCATTGATAATGATTTCGATCCAGATTCTGCACATACAAATGATTCACTGATGATGCATTCCATCGATTACGATGGTGTTGACTCCAACGGTCAAAACCCCGGTCCGGTCGAGATTCCGGCTGAAGGGCAGACTATCGAAGGCCTTTACGGAACGCTGGTTATCCAGTCTGACGGTTCTTATACATATACATTAAATGAAGACTTGGCTGACAGCCTTGAAGAAGGCGAGACCTTTGACGAGGTTTTCAATTATACCATCGAAGATCCTGTCGGTGCGGTCAGCAACCAGGCAAGCCTGACCATCACGGTCCATGGTTCCAATGATGCGCCTACCGCAGTGGCTGATACCAATGTGCAGGCTATCGAGCACGGTGACTCTTCTGGCTACCAGCTCCCCGATGGGTATCCTGCTCCTGACGGCCATGAGATTGATGCTGCCCCTGGCAATGCTCTCGTTGCGATTGATGGAGACTCCTATGGTACCGAAATTCTGTCCGGTGTTGATGACGGCTCCTTTTTTGTGGATACGTCGGCAGCATTCGCGGATGGTTTGAATTTCTTTGGGAATACCTATGACGGAATTTATGTCAGCACCAACGGGTACATAACTTTTGGTGAAGGGCAGACGAGCTGGAGTTTTGACCCCTCTGATCTTTCCGATGAGCCTCCATTCATCGCTGCACAGTATGATGACTTTAATCCCGCCAAAGGCGGTCACATCTACTATGATGTTGATGCAGAGAATGGTGTGGTTACGATTACTTGGGAAGACCTGCAGGAGTGGGGAAATTCTTCCGGTGACGACAACTCTTTCCAGATTCGGTTGCACGACCTCGGCAAAGGTGATTTCGACGTTGAGATTCGTTATGCCAATACGGATTGGGCTGATGAAAACTCCACCGGCGGCTGGTCAGCCGGCGATGGTGTGAACTTCGAGATTCCGCTTTCCGGCGCTGAAGATGTCCTGAATGCAGAAGATTCATCCAATATCGGTCATGATGGTGTATACGGTTGGACTGTCCGTGATGGGCAGGTTACCGGCGAGCTTCATGACTATACTACGGCAGTCGCTGCTTCCGGTAATGTGTTGGAAAATGATTCGGATGTTGACGACAACGATATGGTTTTCGAGGCCGGTGAAGAGTCCGGTCTTTTCGTCATGGGTGTCTACTCCGCACATCCTTCCGACAACATCGACGATCAGCTTGATTACGATCCTTCGCTTGTTAATGGCGAACTGGACGGTGTGGTTGAACCTTCCCAGACTTCGTTTACTGTTCAGGGTCACTATGGAACCCTGACCATCAACAGCGATGGTTCTTACACTTACACTTTGGATAACGATGGTAACAACGCCGACCTTGAAGGGTTGAACTACAACAATCCCGGTACGGATTCTTTTACTTACGCCATCATGGATGACTCCGGTGCGCTCGATTACGCCAATATCACCTTTACAGTGAATGGTGCCAACGATGCCCCCGAGGCATTTTCAGACACCAATTCCATTCAGGAATTCGGGTATATCTTTGAAGAGACGAGCTACTCCGGTATCGCCACTGGAAACGTTATCACTGACGTGAATGGTGATGACCAGGTGGATACAGATGCTGACGACGCGCAGATTTTTGTAGAGTCGATCAGCCATGGCGAGAATACACAGGCAGTTTATGACTATGACGATACCAATGAATACGTGGAAATCGACGGTGATTACGGTACGCTGAAAGTCTGGAAAAACGGTGAGTATGAGTACACCCTTGATAATGACAATGAAACTGTCGACGCCCTTGATGATGGCGGTAAGCTGACCGAAACGTTCTCTTACACTACCACGAACAGTTGGCAGGATGGCGTCAGCAGCAATGCTGCCGATCTGACGATCACCATTCACGGAACCAACGACGCTCCGGTTGCAGTGAACGATGTGGATACCGCATCCGAAGCCGTTGATGATGCCTCCCTGGTTCCGGCCACAGGCAATGTCATTACCGATGCCGTGACCGGCGATTCCGACGTTGATACCGGCGATGTCCTGCATATCACAGAAGTCCAGTATGGCACCGAGTCGGTGACGACCTTTGACACCGAGGGCAATCTGACCATCGTCGGCACTTACGGTACGTTGACGATCGATGCTGACGGTGAATACTCCTATGTAGCAGATCAGGAAGCTGCCAACAGGCTGGATTCCGGTTCCGACCCGGTTGACGATGTCTTCACTTACACGGTTTCCGATGGCGACGTCCCTGTCACGGCGACGTTGACTCTCTCAGTTTCCGGCGTGAATGACACTCCGGTTGCAGTGAACGATGTGGATACTGCATCCGAAGCCGTTGATGATGCCTCCCTGGTTCCGGCCACAGGCAATGTCATTACCGATGCCGTGACCGGTGATTCCGACGTTGATACCGGCGATGTCCTGCATATCACGGAAGTCCAGTATGGCACCGAGTTGGTGACGACCTTTGACACCGAGGGCAATCTGACCATCGTCGGCACTTACGGTACGTTGACGATCGATGCTGACGGTGAATACTCCTATGTAGCAGATCAGGAAGCTGCCAACAGGCTGGATTCCGGTTCCGACCCGGTTGACGATGTTTTCACCTACACGGTTTCCGATGGAGATGCGACGACCACCGCGACGTTGACCATCTCTGTTTCCGGGGTGAATGATGCACCCGAAGCAGTCGGCAACCACTACGGAGAGTTCGAGCCTGGTTTCACAGCAACTTTCGAAGCGACTGATGTGAATGTGAGCGGTAATCAACTGTCCGTCACTGATGGAGGAATCACCGTTTCAGCGAATATGATTTATTCTTTCGCAGATGGTGCGGTTGAGGTTCGTAATGAGCCGTATTTCAATCTTGATTTGACCACCAAGGGTGGCGGTCTTGGAATCAGCGGTCGTGACGATCTCAACGGCGGCGAAGTCTCGCTGCGTGACGGTGACGATTGGTATGATCAGGCAGACGAAGGTCTGGTTGTGGATCTCGGCGACAATGCCGCTCCCACTGTGACTATCGAACTCGGATTGCTCTTTCAGAATGGGCCAGACGGCAACTACACCGAAGTTGCGCGGGTCATTGCCTTTGATGCTGACGGTAACAAGATCAGTGATCAGAATGTATCTGGCTCCACGAACGGAAACGTCACCGTTGAACTGGATGGTGGAACCGTTGATATCGCCCAGGTGATAGTGCTTCCGGTTGATAACGGCGCAGGTATGGTCGGTAACAATTCTGACTTCGTTCTGAATTCCGTGACCGCTGAAAAGCCTGACTATTACGAATTCCTTGAAGACGGCGGCGATATCACTCTGGCTGCAACCAGTGCGGATGGCTCCGGTATCCTTGATAACGACTTTGATGTTGACGGCGATTCCCTTGAAATCGTGCTCTTTGAAGACGGTACTCACCCCGTGGTTGGTGGAACTGTCAGTGTCGATGCCAATGGGAATGTTGTTTTCTCACCAGAACAGGATTTCAACAGTGAGCAGAATGGCGGCGATGCCTCCTTCTGGTATAGGGCGTTTGACGGAGAAAAATACTCTGATCCGGTTGAAGTGACCATCAAGATTGGTGCTGTCAACGATGCCCCTGATGCTGGCGGTGATAGTTTCGCTACCCTGGAAGACACTCCGTTGAATCTGGATGTCCTTGTTAATGACATTGATATGGACGGTGATAATCTGACCATTGTGAGTGAAGCAGATAGCGACAATAACGTTGATGCTCCGTCCGCTGCTAACGGCAGTGTTGAAATAGTGCTCGTCAATGGTGAACAGCAGCTTCACTATACCCCTGATACTGATTTCAACGGTCAGGATACCATTACATACTCTGTTTCTGATGGTAACGGTGGTTTTGATACGACTACCGTAACGGTCAATGTCGGGCCCGTAAATGATGCTCCTGTGGCAGCCAAAGACGCCAAGACCGTTACCGAACCCAATGACGATGGTGCTTCCATCAGCGTAACAGACAATGTCCTGACCAACGATCATGATCCGGACAACTTTGACAATAATCCTAATGACGATCCGGCCAGCCTGGTCTCGGTTACCTATGCCGGTGCTGAACATGTGTTCAACGCCAACGGGGATGATATATCCTTCGGTACTGAATACGGCACAGTGACCTTTACTCAGCAGGGTGACTATACGTTCACGGCCAATAACGACACTCAGGCCGCGGGTTTCAATCCTGAAGAAGTATTCACTTACGTCATGCAGGATTCTGACGGTGTAACGTCCTCATCCACCTTGACTGTGACAGTTAACGGCGTGAACGATGCCCCGACTCTGGACCTCTCTGCAGGCACGGTGACCTTTGAAGGTCATACCGCCAGCTATCATAACATGATTGGCGTGTATGAGATGTCCAACGGTAAGCCCGTGAATCCGGAAATCATTCTGGAAGACGTACAGGACGCCAATATTGGTGATGTCCTTACCACATTCGGTGATGGCCAGGATCTTCATTACTTCCTGGTAGATGTCGGCGGTGGCTCCACTCCGACAGGTACTCCCGAGTTCGTATGGGATGAAGCCAACGGCGAATGGGATATTACTTTTGATGGCGGCGCAACCACCAAGAACGTTCATTTCGATGATATGTCCTTGAATCCGAACGATCACGGTGAAAGCACCTTTGGCGATAATCCGAATCATGACTATGAAGTTGAAGTTGATGATCAACTTGTTGCCGGTCACAAGACGCCGGGCGATGACGATGACTATGACGATGTTCTTGCTGATGAACATCCCGGCATGGACGGCTCGGACCATGGCGCCACCTTCACTGAAGGAGGTGCCCCCGTTTCGGTCACCGGCGCTATGGATATCTCGGATATCGATTCCGAGACCATCACCAAGGTTGAAATAACATACACTCCTGAAGAGTTCGACGATCTGAATATTGACCTCGGTTCCTTCATCGACGGAGGGACTGTGACCAACCCTGACGGCAGTGTTACCTGGACCATCTCCGGAGAAGCTTCCAAGGGTGATTATGAAGATCTGCTTCAGAGCCTGACCTTTGAGAATAGCTCCGAAGCATTACAGGACGGCACGCGTGAAATCACCATTCGTGTGAATGACGGCGAAGACTGGAGCAATCCGGCACAGTCCACCATCACGGTTGTCGGTGTGAATGATGCTCCGGTTGCATTCGGTGAGTCCATTGATAGTACGCATGTGGTTCCGGGTGCATCTGATATCTTTAATGCAAGCGATATGACACTGAATGGAACAACGGCTACCATGGCCGGTATTACAGTTGCCGGTGCTGCTGTATTCCATCCGGATCATACTCAAGATTATTCAGCAGATTTATCTCGGACTGTGCACGGTATTGGTGTTAATGACGGAGGATGGGACACTCTGAATAATGAAGTTGACTCTGAAAGAAACTACCCCGGTTGGGATGAAAGCCTGACCGTCACTCTTGATACACCGCGTGACAGCGTTACTATTGATCTCGGATTGTTCTTCAACAATTCCAGTGAAACAGAACAGGCCCGACTTATTGCCTATGATGCGGACGGCAAGCAGATTGGTGAGCCGGTTATCGTGACTGGTGAAGCTGATGGTTCCGTGACTTCTCCTGCACTGGGTGAAGACGGTTCCAAGGTTGCAACGGTTACCATCACACCTGTCGGTGATCAGTCAGACTTTACCTTGGTCGCTGTACATGCAGTAGATCATCCGACTGAAGTCCCCAACTGGGTAGAAGACCAGGTTGATCCCATTGTGTTCTCGGTTGCCGATATACTGGCAAACGATACAGATGCGGATCATGCGGATTATGGCGATGGTGATTCCACATCGTTGTCCATCTCCGAGATTACCGGTGCCAATGGCGGTACTGCGGAACTCAGTGCCGACGGTACTCAGATCATCTTCCACGCCGATCCGAACCACAATGGTGAGACGTCCTTTACCTACACCGTTGAAGATCCCTTGGGTGCAGTGTCCAACGAGGCCACAACAACCTTCGAGATTGGTGCTGTGAATGACGCACCTGTGGCGATTAATGACAGTTACCATGGTTTCGTTGTTGAAACGCATACTGACGTTGTGACGAACTGGAGTGCCGCTGAAGATTTGCCCTCATACACGACTAACGGCATGACTTTTACTGCCAAGTCTCAGGGTGACTCGTCTGTATGGCTTGAGTCGATGGATAGAGGTGATGATTTGGGTGTTGATAATGGCACTACAGATAATTCCGATTTGATTGACAGCTCCGGACAGCGTGATTCGATTTTAGTCGATTTTGCTGAAGGCAAAGATTCAGTCACTATTGAGTTAGGATGTTGGGATGATTATGACGATGCAAGAATCTACATCAACGGTGTTAATCATGGGCGTTATTCAGGCGACTCCAGTTCATTGACCTTGACGGCTGCAGCGGACAATGGCGGTGTGCTGATTGAATCAATCGAGATCATGGCTGTGAAGCATGGCTCTTCAAATAGTTACTTCACCCTTGATAGCATTGAAGCATCGACGTATTCCCTTAGCGGTGAAGCCGGAGCTTCCGGCGATGTCCTGGCTAACGACTTCAATGTCGATGCCGGTGACACCCTGTCCGTGATCGGTGTTAACGGTCATGTTGTGAATGAGACGGGCTCGACCGAGATTCAGGGTGAGCATGGTGTTTTGACCATCCATGCAGATGGTTCCTATGACTATGCTCTTGATGACGGTTGGCAGAGCCTTGATCACACGGTTACCGAGACTTTTGAGTACACGGTGTCCGATAGTCACGGCGTTACTGATGTCGCGGATCTTGAAATTCCGATCCACGTCAATGCCAACGTTGTAACTGATACGAGTACCGATGCAATGACTGGTGAACATGTCATGCATGGCTCTGTTGGCGAAGACCTTATCTACATCGCGCCTGATGCTGATATGGTTGACCTGTCTGCCGGTGGTCACGATACGATCTTTATTGATCCTGATTATATCGGCCATGCCGGTGGTGACATCACGGTGTCCGGGTTCGGTGAAGGTGATGAACTGGTCCTGAACGACATGGGGCAAATGTTCCTCTCTGTCGAACAGGTGACGACTTCTACTGGAGTCGATACGATTCTGACCATCAATGATGGGGCTGGTGACATTAATCCTGCTGATGATTACACCATCACTCTGGCGGATTACTCACTCCACGGTGTTGATCAGATAGATCTGCCGATTGGTCACATGGACATCTCCAGCGACCACGAGTCCTTGAACTCTCTCATCCAGACTATCATTGACTCTCCAGACAAGAACTAA
- a CDS encoding pyridoxal phosphate-dependent aminotransferase, which yields MKTLCESLNKMPRSGIRVIMDLAMGMEDVIHMELGEPGFQTPDHIKEAACKAIHDGFTKYTANNGLLSLREACLNKLDRDGAKVDIHQIGIAPGSVFALAQAMMAVTNPGDEVLLSDPGWPNYYMQTIAMERTPVFYPLREDNGFEPRIEDLEPLITPRTRVILINTPSNPTGGVYSKETVEKLVEFAKKHDIYIISDEVYDKIVFDGEHHSPLNIDPNGNVISIYGVSKAYAMTGWRVGYYSAPSEVAPQMNKILEPYVSCASAVSQKAAEAALNGPQDCIGTMVEAYRERRDLVLDTLSAEGFEFSRPKGAFYLMANVSKAGMDSYTFAKELLKETGVATAPGLTFGKDSDKFIRFSFCADTEQIREGINRFCAFYKSKV from the coding sequence ATGAAGACTCTCTGCGAATCCCTGAACAAAATGCCCCGTTCCGGAATCCGTGTCATCATGGATCTGGCCATGGGAATGGAAGATGTCATCCACATGGAACTCGGCGAGCCCGGTTTCCAAACCCCGGATCACATCAAAGAAGCCGCGTGCAAGGCGATCCATGACGGTTTCACTAAGTATACCGCCAATAATGGTCTACTTTCCCTGCGTGAAGCGTGTCTCAACAAATTGGACAGAGACGGAGCCAAGGTGGACATCCACCAGATCGGCATTGCCCCCGGTTCCGTTTTTGCTCTGGCACAGGCCATGATGGCAGTTACCAACCCCGGTGATGAGGTCCTGCTGTCTGATCCAGGCTGGCCCAACTACTATATGCAGACCATTGCCATGGAGCGCACCCCGGTATTCTATCCCCTGCGGGAAGATAATGGATTTGAGCCTCGTATCGAAGACCTGGAACCGCTTATCACACCTCGTACGCGGGTCATACTCATCAACACTCCGTCTAATCCCACTGGAGGCGTGTACTCCAAGGAAACAGTCGAAAAGCTGGTTGAATTCGCAAAAAAACACGACATCTACATCATCTCTGATGAAGTCTACGACAAGATCGTATTCGACGGAGAACATCACTCCCCGTTGAATATCGACCCCAATGGTAATGTCATTTCCATCTATGGCGTGTCCAAGGCATACGCCATGACCGGCTGGCGCGTTGGCTATTACAGCGCTCCTTCCGAAGTTGCACCACAGATGAACAAGATTTTGGAACCATACGTCTCCTGCGCCTCCGCTGTTTCCCAAAAAGCAGCTGAGGCCGCATTAAACGGCCCGCAGGACTGCATCGGTACAATGGTCGAAGCTTACCGCGAACGCCGAGACCTTGTTCTCGATACGTTGTCCGCAGAAGGCTTTGAATTCTCCCGTCCTAAAGGGGCATTCTACCTCATGGCCAATGTCTCCAAGGCCGGAATGGATTCCTACACCTTTGCCAAGGAATTGCTCAAGGAGACAGGCGTTGCCACTGCTCCCGGCCTGACCTTCGGCAAAGACTCCGACAAATTCATCCGCTTCTCCTTCTGCGCCGACACTGAGCAGATCAGGGAAGGCATCAACCGCTTCTGCGCTTTCTACAAGAGCAAAGTGTAA
- a CDS encoding sugar kinase yields the protein MKRYAMFGEIMMRLKAPAYERLFQTPSLEVTMAGAEANVAVGLGRFNEDVSFITALPTNDLGNAVRDELRKHGVDTSKIAFYQGRLGLYFVETGANHRPIKVVYDRADSCIAKAEPKTFDWRTLLADRDWFHITGITPAISETAMRCTLEAMKTAKDMGLTVSCDLNLRAALWQYGFNHVDVYRRMMEYVDVLVGNEGHFDSCLGLSARVEENDIYDNPSAYRPMADEVFEQWPNIKKVAITVRRTQSADHQSTVAILATPDAMWTSPVFEMKNIVDRIGGGDAFTTGFLYALDKTGDSQETIDFAVAAGAMKHSIPGDFLRATKEEIQALADGAAGRDQR from the coding sequence ATGAAACGGTATGCCATGTTTGGTGAAATAATGATGCGGCTCAAGGCCCCCGCGTATGAGCGGCTGTTTCAGACCCCATCACTCGAAGTAACCATGGCTGGAGCCGAAGCCAATGTTGCTGTCGGCCTCGGACGATTTAACGAAGATGTATCCTTCATCACAGCACTGCCGACAAACGATCTCGGAAACGCCGTGCGTGACGAATTACGAAAACACGGTGTAGACACATCGAAAATAGCCTTCTACCAAGGCAGACTCGGTTTATACTTCGTCGAGACAGGTGCCAATCACCGCCCTATCAAGGTGGTCTATGATCGAGCTGATTCATGCATCGCTAAAGCGGAACCAAAAACTTTCGACTGGCGCACGTTACTGGCTGATCGAGACTGGTTTCATATTACCGGTATCACTCCAGCCATCTCCGAGACAGCCATGCGCTGTACTCTGGAGGCCATGAAAACGGCCAAGGATATGGGGTTGACGGTTTCCTGCGACTTAAATCTTCGCGCCGCACTCTGGCAATATGGATTCAACCATGTAGATGTATATCGTCGCATGATGGAATACGTTGACGTGCTCGTTGGTAACGAAGGCCATTTCGACTCCTGCCTCGGCCTGTCCGCCAGAGTTGAAGAGAATGATATTTATGACAATCCGTCTGCATATCGTCCGATGGCCGATGAAGTCTTCGAGCAATGGCCGAATATCAAGAAAGTCGCCATCACGGTTCGACGGACGCAATCCGCAGACCACCAGTCTACCGTAGCCATACTCGCCACACCGGATGCAATGTGGACCTCCCCTGTCTTTGAAATGAAGAATATCGTAGACCGTATCGGTGGCGGCGACGCCTTTACCACAGGCTTCCTATATGCCCTCGACAAAACGGGTGATTCTCAGGAAACCATTGATTTCGCGGTAGCAGCCGGAGCCATGAAACACTCCATTCCCGGTGATTTCCTCCGCGCGACAAAAGAAGAAATACAGGCCCTTGCCGATGGTGCAGCGGGTCGAGATCAACGATAA
- the eda gene encoding bifunctional 4-hydroxy-2-oxoglutarate aldolase/2-dehydro-3-deoxy-phosphogluconate aldolase, which yields MQKILKAIQIAGIFPVVEIERLEDAVPVAKALRDGGIAAMEITLRTDVACDAIRAVLEAYPDMLVGAGTVLTPEQVEEVKEAGACYIVTPGFNSRVVYHCVDNDFLIIPGIDSPTGIELALEAGLPAVKFFPAESRGGMKGLASMAAPFKERVKFLPLGGIGPDNITSYAKSNSVLAVGGTWIAKQKYIQAGQFEQITRNAREAMALLHGFELLSAEIGTGADETGSTMLETLAMAFAPSAIPGFAPLTAMGDAPGTLRIACNNIQRAVAWLENNGQKVKAIDTKNNSAWMEETAGGISIQLIEKL from the coding sequence ATGCAAAAAATATTAAAAGCAATTCAAATAGCCGGCATCTTCCCGGTCGTCGAAATCGAGCGGCTGGAAGACGCTGTACCTGTCGCCAAAGCGCTCAGGGATGGCGGCATAGCAGCCATGGAGATTACGCTCCGCACAGATGTCGCCTGCGACGCCATCCGGGCAGTGCTGGAAGCCTACCCTGACATGCTCGTCGGCGCAGGAACCGTTTTGACTCCTGAACAGGTGGAAGAAGTCAAGGAAGCAGGAGCCTGCTACATCGTCACGCCGGGCTTCAACTCCCGCGTCGTGTACCATTGTGTTGACAATGATTTCCTGATTATTCCCGGCATCGACAGCCCGACGGGTATCGAACTAGCCCTTGAGGCCGGCCTCCCAGCTGTCAAATTCTTCCCCGCTGAATCCAGAGGCGGCATGAAAGGGTTGGCATCAATGGCTGCCCCGTTCAAAGAGCGCGTCAAATTCCTGCCCCTAGGCGGTATTGGCCCCGACAACATCACCAGCTACGCCAAAAGTAATTCTGTTCTGGCAGTAGGTGGTACTTGGATCGCTAAACAAAAATACATCCAAGCCGGTCAATTCGAACAAATCACCCGCAATGCAAGAGAAGCCATGGCCCTGCTCCACGGTTTTGAACTGCTCAGCGCCGAAATTGGGACAGGGGCTGATGAAACCGGTTCAACAATGCTTGAGACGCTTGCCATGGCTTTCGCACCATCGGCCATCCCTGGCTTTGCGCCGCTGACTGCCATGGGTGATGCTCCCGGCACACTCCGCATTGCATGTAACAATATTCAGCGCGCAGTCGCATGGCTCGAAAACAACGGTCAGAAAGTTAAAGCTATCGACACCAAAAACAATTCGGCGTGGATGGAAGAAACCGCTGGTGGAATTTCCATCCAACTCATTGAGAAACTGTAG